The proteins below are encoded in one region of Drosophila santomea strain STO CAGO 1482 chromosome 3R, Prin_Dsan_1.1, whole genome shotgun sequence:
- the LOC120450994 gene encoding uncharacterized protein LOC120450994 isoform X2, which yields MKCRGLRLKSCCCCVNLRAGCFFIALFEIFASILGFFVGEDGRFLLMGRTAYMVHFIGSIFLMMSSILIEVLVVIYLVTNIIHLIFCTAFIIDYALSCSFCIFESIPVFFTLVFSLYFWIVAFSYWRRLLWEHNLENDD from the exons ATGAAATGTCGGGGACTTAGGCTGAAatcctgttgctgctgcgtaAATCTACGGGCGGGATGTTTTTTCATAGCGCTTTTCGAGATTTTCGCATCGATCCTCGGGTTCTTTGTTGGCGAAG ACGGCCGTTTTTTACTGATGGGCCGGACTGCCTATATGGTGCACTTTATTGGATCGATTTTTCTGATGATGAGCAGTATCTTG ATCGAAGTTCTGGTGGTCATCTATCTGGTGACAAATATAATCCATCTGATCTTTTGCACCGCCTTTATTATCGACTACGCTTTAAGTTGTAGCTTCTGCATTTTTGAATCGATTCCTGTATTTTTTACCCTGG TTTTCAGCCTTTATTTTTGGATAGTGGCTTTTTCCTATTGGCGACGCCTTCTCTGGGAACACAACCTCGAAAACGACGACTGA
- the LOC120450994 gene encoding uncharacterized protein LOC120450994 isoform X1, producing the protein MKCRGLRLKSCCCCVNLRAGCFFIALFEIFASILGFFVGEDGRFLLMGRTAYMVHFIGSIFLMMSSILQIEVLVVIYLVTNIIHLIFCTAFIIDYALSCSFCIFESIPVFFTLVFSLYFWIVAFSYWRRLLWEHNLENDD; encoded by the exons ATGAAATGTCGGGGACTTAGGCTGAAatcctgttgctgctgcgtaAATCTACGGGCGGGATGTTTTTTCATAGCGCTTTTCGAGATTTTCGCATCGATCCTCGGGTTCTTTGTTGGCGAAG ACGGCCGTTTTTTACTGATGGGCCGGACTGCCTATATGGTGCACTTTATTGGATCGATTTTTCTGATGATGAGCAGTATCTTG CAGATCGAAGTTCTGGTGGTCATCTATCTGGTGACAAATATAATCCATCTGATCTTTTGCACCGCCTTTATTATCGACTACGCTTTAAGTTGTAGCTTCTGCATTTTTGAATCGATTCCTGTATTTTTTACCCTGG TTTTCAGCCTTTATTTTTGGATAGTGGCTTTTTCCTATTGGCGACGCCTTCTCTGGGAACACAACCTCGAAAACGACGACTGA
- the LOC120450994 gene encoding uncharacterized protein LOC120450994 isoform X4, whose product MGRTAYMVHFIGSIFLMMSSILQIEVLVVIYLVTNIIHLIFCTAFIIDYALSCSFCIFESIPVFFTLVFSLYFWIVAFSYWRRLLWEHNLENDD is encoded by the exons ATGGGCCGGACTGCCTATATGGTGCACTTTATTGGATCGATTTTTCTGATGATGAGCAGTATCTTG CAGATCGAAGTTCTGGTGGTCATCTATCTGGTGACAAATATAATCCATCTGATCTTTTGCACCGCCTTTATTATCGACTACGCTTTAAGTTGTAGCTTCTGCATTTTTGAATCGATTCCTGTATTTTTTACCCTGG TTTTCAGCCTTTATTTTTGGATAGTGGCTTTTTCCTATTGGCGACGCCTTCTCTGGGAACACAACCTCGAAAACGACGACTGA
- the LOC120450994 gene encoding uncharacterized protein LOC120450994 isoform X5 codes for MGRTAYMVHFIGSIFLMMSSILIEVLVVIYLVTNIIHLIFCTAFIIDYALSCSFCIFESIPVFFTLVFSLYFWIVAFSYWRRLLWEHNLENDD; via the exons ATGGGCCGGACTGCCTATATGGTGCACTTTATTGGATCGATTTTTCTGATGATGAGCAGTATCTTG ATCGAAGTTCTGGTGGTCATCTATCTGGTGACAAATATAATCCATCTGATCTTTTGCACCGCCTTTATTATCGACTACGCTTTAAGTTGTAGCTTCTGCATTTTTGAATCGATTCCTGTATTTTTTACCCTGG TTTTCAGCCTTTATTTTTGGATAGTGGCTTTTTCCTATTGGCGACGCCTTCTCTGGGAACACAACCTCGAAAACGACGACTGA
- the LOC120450994 gene encoding uncharacterized protein LOC120450994 isoform X3: protein MKCRGLRLKSCCCCVNLRAGCFFIALFEIFASILGFFVGEDGRFLLMGRTAYMVHFIGSIFLMMSSILQIEVLVVIYLVTNIIHLIFCTAFIIDYALSCSFCIFESIPVFFTLAFIFG, encoded by the exons ATGAAATGTCGGGGACTTAGGCTGAAatcctgttgctgctgcgtaAATCTACGGGCGGGATGTTTTTTCATAGCGCTTTTCGAGATTTTCGCATCGATCCTCGGGTTCTTTGTTGGCGAAG ACGGCCGTTTTTTACTGATGGGCCGGACTGCCTATATGGTGCACTTTATTGGATCGATTTTTCTGATGATGAGCAGTATCTTG CAGATCGAAGTTCTGGTGGTCATCTATCTGGTGACAAATATAATCCATCTGATCTTTTGCACCGCCTTTATTATCGACTACGCTTTAAGTTGTAGCTTCTGCATTTTTGAATCGATTCCTGTATTTTTTACCCTGG CCTTTATTTTTGGATAG